The following are from one region of the Mercenaria mercenaria strain notata unplaced genomic scaffold, MADL_Memer_1 contig_3778, whole genome shotgun sequence genome:
- the LOC128553391 gene encoding interferon-induced very large GTPase 1-like, with amino-acid sequence MSFHQILLKLGLTDKYPGKITLQEVTTVDINEANEVDEQSITLADIPWMMLKRLICAHAEARDIRVTDEDSMDLDTMAFISESSENSQDISPLDIFIVVFQCCDPFLKQIFFQKLYLCKIAVPFLYKSWTTKGLHQQMLSVWPLRSLAIETQVSSGDSKSKYKEADVLELTTHCLAFARFGRPRYSKSKLLNSLLSRQGCKTFFNIDCPSGMTPKCLSDGHIEMFWLPKVGGNKDQFQEPMTFLNMRGDIKGNFNVDTLNFIASFVDTVAIIIDSESILKQALEVKGVLFNFSSIILIISNPLRPVIQWIENFKSEIISSKLDISLRVISTHKGVVEQNVVDMVSCLSKCITIQMKSAKTKSYQERLSSYKASCTKYENIKTDEDDQYFQSSKHKAEKFVNQMKLESDAHHWKKAVTPVHCKYSGQLGTLMKKRERMGNLDEVNKIDCTMKTIRQHQIRAISKPIKQFLDILTRESHGELKILLCWLHFYIEREKRLIMHHLKQESCCAWENLKTLKSAEILIPSDIKRQENLINDLEMKLDEASFSVEHLFRETGHIYDAVLTLNENASKIGLPPTDEIANITGHLVADGHQLELIDGESFYMPYKWTSTVLRYVNEYIGSSKVMTLSVLGIQSSGKSTLLNTMFGSQFSTRTGRCTRGIHVQLIPLKPASFTGITSPFNYILIVDTEGLRSPELSHTHHEHDNELATVITGLGDVTMLNIMGENPGEIRDILQIIVHAFLRLKMTNRNLDIRKCCTFIHQNVQDSSASENMMSGLNTLMKKLDEMTRESARSENILDITSFNQVIEFDIKSQVWYLKNLWQGNPPKAPVNTEYSERVVEIKCKVLYKALTMKNKSYKALTDIIDHAHSLWKGVLSEDFVFSFRNSLEIRVYMEMAKVVQDQLWHLESFIHKKLNAISQSKFAGCDQEFNVRSVAEKLIIDLNGVLAEEKSKTEIIIAAYFEDNEYKDITVQWKESQQRQIDSCCLELEQRIREEIEKRRVKRSVEILTVASREIHEEELRKMSMAVANKHRGMQLSTNKITQLFGNIWMSFINKISYTTEKNRKNMKDIFENCLKNDLFKQKHILLNESLKRSSCLTPLPSLKKLEGSFKLTGINDTDISFKWPQKLIEFGKELLGIKNTIMKNVAENVNQIFATADDKIKQFRQVKDEITEMSVNKLMHELDTSIRAILTGKSDYDFKITFYIKFHVHVSRYAHLVFEKHNDEYFEIHGIAARLEQYRQQQEISFRSHITNRQSEDIVANLFSHVIEGFADAWTSQNLPNKVSDELYSKLPSVKNMVIIEICSELLDKGSFNHFVRYIQTPKEYVRLWINENANKLLFSQASPAYARIAHALLDSVFNSVETCLHGLKTSFTGKPSPSMEMWIHDFHMSLKDANLSIPQEDFRNVKLELEQIENVEYLTNKILEYMDASRKNLCAKYKDHSSDSVEWSDTNPIERITKKIWGCPEQCAFCGEPCAKNVDHSDSVHYSIQHRPSCCNGTRDKDTAIAFFGACGFYIQSNYTHNCPAFNYSCNKETRNDCIERHHYRDYKNFLPEWDIPPSSNMHDTSKFWMWFVATFKKDLHNYYDYKVENVPSSWDEITKEQAKESLLNTYSVRK; translated from the coding sequence ATGTCATTTCACCAAATACTCTTAAAGCTTGGTCTTACTGACAAATACCCTGGAAAAATAACTTTACAAGAGGTTACAACAGTTGATATTAACGAAGCAAACGAAGTCGACGAGCAAAGCATTACATTAGCTGATATTCCTTGGATGATGCTTAAACGATTGATATGTGCACACGCTGAAGCCAGAGATATAAGAGTTACAGACGAGGACAGTATGGATTTAGACACAATGGCATTTATTTCTGAATCATCTGAGAATAGCCAAGATATTAGTCCATTAGATATATTCATAGTTGTATTTCAGTGTTGTGACCCATTTTTGaagcaaatattttttcagaaattataTCTTTGCAAGATTGCCGTTCCTTTCCTTTACAAAAGTTGGACAACTAAAGGATTACATCAGCAAATGTTGTCAGTGTGGCCTTTACGATCCCTAGCGATCGAAACCCAGGTATCATCTGGCGATagtaaatcaaaatataaagaGGCCGATGTGCTTGAATTGACAACTCATTGTTTAGCTTTTGCAAGGTTTGGTCGTCCAAGATATTCCAAATCAAAATTACTAAATAGTCTTCTATCCCGTCAAGGTTGTAAAACATTCTTTAACATTGACTGTCCTTCAGGAATGACACCAAAGTGTTTAAGTGACGgacatattgaaatgttttggtTACCAAAGGTCGGGGGTAATAAAGACCAATTTCAAGAACCTATGACATTTCTGAACATGAGAGGAGATATTAAAGGAAACTTTAACGTTGACACTCTGAATTTCATCGCAAGTTTTGTTGATACTGTTGCGATAATTATCGATTCAGAATCAATTTTGAAACAGGCACTAGAAGTAAAAGGTGTTTTATTCAACTTTTCCTCTATTATACTAATCATTTCAAACCCTCTCAGACCTGTCATACAATggattgaaaattttaaaagtgagATAATTTCTTCGAAACTAGATATAAGTCTGCGCGTTATAAGTACACACAAGGGCGTTGTCGAACAAAATGTTGTCGATATGGTATCTTGTTTATCTAAATGTATTACGATCCAGATGAAATCGGCTAAAACTAAATCATATCAAGAGCGCTTGTCTTCTTATAAAGCTAGTTgcacaaaatatgaaaacatcaaAACCGATGAAGACGACCAATATTTCCAAAGTAGTAAACACAAAGCAGAAAAGTTTGTAAATCAGATGAAATTAGAGAGTGATGCACATCACTGGAAAAAAGCTGTTACCCCTGTTCATTGCAAATATTCAGGGCAGTTGGGAACACTAATGAAAAAACGCGAAAGAATGGGAAACTTGGATGAAGTCAATAAAATAGACTGCACAATGAAGACCATTCGTCAACATCAAATACGTGCAATCTCCAAACCTATTAAAcagtttttagatattttaacgaGAGAGTCTCACGGCGAACTTAAAATACTTCTCTGCTGGTTACACTTCTATATTGAGCGAGAAAAAAGACTTATCATGCACCATCTTAAACAAGAAAGCTGCTGTGCATGGGAAAACCTCAAAACCTTAAAAAGCGCTGAAATCTTGATCCCGTCTGACATTAAACGACAGGAAAACTTAATTAATGACTTAGAAATGAAATTGGATGAAGCATCATTCTCTGTTGAGCATTTGTTTCGTGAGACAGGTCATATATATGATGCTGTTTTAACACTGAATGAAAATGCATCTAAAATTGGATTGCCGCCAACAGACGAAATAGCAAATATCACTGGCCATCTTGTTGCTGACGGGCATCAATTAGAATTGATTGATGGGGAAAGTTTTTATATGCCTTACAAATGGACGAGCACTGTATTAagatatgtaaatgaatatattggcTCTTCAAAAGTTATGACCCTCAGTGTTCTAGGAATACAAAGTTCCGGAAAATCAACGCTTTTAAATACAATGTTTGGTTCCCAGTTTTCTACGAGAACTGGAAGATGTACACGAGGTATACATGTTCAACTCATTCCCTTGAAACCCGCCAGCTTTACAGGAATTACGTCACCGTTTAATTACATTCTTATTGTTGACACAGAGGGCCTAAGATCACCGGAGTTAAGTCATACTCACCATGAGCACGACAACGAGTTAGCAACTGTAATTACTGGTTTAGGTGACGTAACAATGTTAAACATAATGGGAGAAAACCCGGGTGAAATACgagatattttgcaaattatcGTTCATGCATTTCTGAGGTTGAAGATGACAAATAGGAATCTCGATATAAGAAAATGCTGTACATTTATCCATCAAAATGTTCAAGATAGTTCGGCATCAGAAAATATGATGAGCGGCTTAAATACATTGATGAAGAAGCTGGATGAAATGACACGAGAATCTGCTAGAAGTGAAAACATTCTTGATATTACTTCATTCAATCAAGTTATTGAATTTGACATTAAGTCGCAAGTCTGGTACCTGAAAAATCTTTGGCAAGGCAACCCACCAAAGGCTCCAGTAAATACTGAATACAGTGAAAGGGTTGTCGAAATAAAATGTAAGGTTTTGTACAAAGCActaacaatgaaaaataaatcttacAAGGCTTTAACTGACATCATTGACCATGCACATAGTTTGTGGAAAGGTGTTTTAAGTGAAGATTTCGTATTTTCCTTCAGGAATAGCCTAGAAATCAGAGTTTATATGGAAATGGCAAAAGTTGTTCAGGATCAATTATGGCATCTCGAAAGCTTTATTCATAAAAAGTTAAATGCTATATCGCAGAGCAAATTTGCAGGCTGTGACCAAGAGTTTAATGTACGAAGTGTAGCAGAGAAACTCATCATTGACTTAAACGGCGTCCTTGCTGAggaaaaaagtaaaactgaaattatcaTCGCGGCATATTTTGAGGACAACGAATACAAAGACATAACAGTTCAATGGAAAGAAAGTCAGCAACGTCAAATTGACAGCTGCTGTTTAGAATTAGAACAAAGAATAAGAGAAGAAATAGAAAAGAGACGAGTAAAGAGATCGGTAGAAATTCTTACTGTTGCCAGCCGTGAAATACATGAAGAAGAACTTAGGAAAATGTCTATGGCCGTTGCAAATAAACACAGAGGTATGCAATTATCTACAAACAAAATTACACAGCTTTTTGGTAATATTTGGATgtcatttattaacaaaatttcatacacGACagagaaaaataggaaaaatatgaAAGATATCTTTGAAAACTGTCtcaaaaatgatcttttcaaGCAAAAACACATATTATTAAACGAATCATTGAAACGGAGTTCATGTCTGACGCCactaccaagtttgaagaaattgGAAGGATCGTTTAAGTTAACTGGAATAAACGATACAGACATCAGTTTCAAATGGCCACAAAAACTTATAGAATTCGGAAAAGAGCTACTTGGGATTAAGAACACTATTATGAAGAATGTAGCTgaaaatgtaaatcaaatattTGCAACTGCTGACgacaaaataaaacagtttcgtCAGGTTAAAGATGAAATCACAGAAATGAGTGTCAATAAATTAATGCATGAACTTGACACCAGTATACGTGCTATTCTGACAGGAAAGTCTGATTACGATTTTAAgattacattttatattaagtttcatgtacatgttaGCAGATATGCGCATCTTGTTTTTGAAAAGCACAATGATGAGTATTTTGAAATACACGGAATCGCTGCTCGTCTTGAACAATACAGACAACAGCAAGAAATCAGTTTCAGATCACATATAACTAATCGCCAATCAGAGGACATAGTAGCGAACCTTTTTAGTCACGTGATCGAGGGTTTTGCTGACGCATGGACATCGCAAAACTTACCAAATAAGGTATCTGATGAACTTTATAGTAAACTTCCGTCAGTAAAGAATATGGTAATAATTGAAATATGTTCAGAGCTGTTAGACAAAGGTAGTTTCAATCATTTTGTAAGGTATATTCAAACCCCTAAGGAGTACGTACGGCTATGGATAAATGAAAATGCAAATAAACTTCTTTTCTCTCAGGCCTCACCTGCATACGCACGCATAGCACACGCCTTACTAGATAGCGTTTTCAACAGTGTTGAAACATGCTTACATGGTTTAAAGACCAGTTTCACTGGAAAACCATCTCCATCCATGGAAATGTGGATACACGATTTTCATATGTCACTGAAAGACGCAAATCTTTCCATTCCACAAGAAGATTTTCGGAATGTAAAACTGGAATTAGAACAGATAGAAAATGTGGAATATCTTACAAACAAAATCTTGGAATATATGGATGCCTCACGAAAAAACCTGTGTGCCAAATATAAAGACCATAGCAGTGACTCTGTTGAATGGTCAGACACAAATCCAATCGAaagaataactaaaaaaatatggGGCTGTCCAGAACAGTGTGCTTTTTGTGGTGAGCCTTGCGCTAAGAATGTGGATCATAGCGATTCGGTACATTACAGTATACAACACAGACCGTCATGTTGCAACGGCACGCGGGACAAGGATACAGCTATTGCATTTTTTGGGGCATGTGGATTTTATATTCAGTCCAACTATACACATAATTGTCCAGCCTTTAATTACTCATGCAATAAAGAAACTCGAAATGATTGTATTGAACGTCATCATTACCGAGACTACAAAAACTTTTTGCCTGAATGGGATATTCCACCATCGTCTAATATGCACGACACATCAAAATTCTGGATGTGGTTTGTGGCGACATTTAAAAAGGATTTGCACAATTATTATGATTACAAGGTCGAAAATGTACCATCATCATGGGACGAAATCACTAAAGAACAGGCAAAAGAATCTCTTCTCAATACATATTCTGTCcgaaaataa